In Bacteroides sp. AN502(2024), one genomic interval encodes:
- a CDS encoding DUF2461 domain-containing protein: MIKMNIPVIFQFLKDLSANNNREWFNEHKAEYETARAEFDNFLATVIARISLFDETIRGIQPQDCTYRIYRDTRFSADKTPYKIHFGGYINAKGKKSDHCGYYVHLQPDGSMLAGGSLCLPSNILKAVRQSIYDNIEEFVSIVEDPEFKKYFPVIGDDFLKTAPKGFPKDFKYVDYLKCKEYVCSYNVSDDFFTRSDMLDQIDKVFRQFKRFADFINYTIDDFE, encoded by the coding sequence ATGATAAAGATGAACATACCCGTTATCTTTCAGTTTTTAAAAGATCTTTCCGCGAATAATAATCGTGAGTGGTTTAATGAGCATAAAGCAGAGTATGAAACAGCCCGTGCCGAGTTCGACAATTTTTTAGCAACAGTGATTGCCCGTATTTCCTTGTTTGACGAAACCATCCGAGGAATTCAGCCCCAAGACTGTACTTATCGTATTTACCGGGATACCCGCTTTTCGGCGGATAAAACACCTTATAAGATACATTTCGGAGGTTATATCAATGCCAAAGGAAAGAAATCCGATCATTGCGGATATTATGTACACTTGCAACCGGATGGTTCCATGCTTGCCGGAGGAAGTTTGTGTCTACCTTCCAATATCCTGAAAGCAGTGCGACAATCTATTTACGATAATATTGAAGAATTTGTTTCGATTGTGGAAGATCCTGAATTCAAGAAATATTTTCCGGTGATAGGGGACGATTTTCTAAAAACGGCTCCGAAAGGCTTTCCGAAAGATTTCAAGTATGTCGATTATTTGAAATGTAAAGAGTACGTTTGTTCTTATAATGTTTCTGATGATTTCTTCACCCGGTCGGATATGCTTGATCAGATAGACAAAGTATTCCGCCAATTCAAGCGGTTTGCCGATTTTATTAATTACACGATTGATGATTTTGAATAA
- a CDS encoding YhcH/YjgK/YiaL family protein produces MVVDTLENLEKYAPLNSLFAQAIDFLKSHDLQAMEVGKTELQGKDLLVNVAQTKPKTKEEAKLETHNEFIDIQIPLSGTEIMGYTAAKDCVPADAPYNAEKDITFFEGLAETYVAVKPGMFAIFFPQDGHAPGITPDGVKKVIVKVKA; encoded by the coding sequence ATGGTAGTAGATACTTTAGAAAATCTGGAAAAATATGCGCCTTTAAATTCTTTGTTTGCACAAGCTATAGACTTTTTGAAGTCTCATGACCTTCAAGCTATGGAAGTTGGTAAAACAGAACTGCAAGGAAAAGACCTGTTAGTGAACGTTGCACAAACTAAGCCTAAAACAAAAGAAGAAGCCAAACTGGAAACGCATAACGAATTTATTGATATACAGATCCCGTTGTCGGGAACAGAAATCATGGGGTATACTGCCGCTAAAGATTGCGTTCCGGCAGATGCGCCTTATAACGCTGAAAAAGATATCACTTTCTTCGAAGGACTAGCAGAGACATACGTTGCTGTGAAGCCGGGAATGTTTGCTATCTTCTTCCCGCAAGACGGTCATGCTCCCGGTATCACTCCGGATGGCGTGAAGAAAGTAATTGTAAAAGTAAAAGCATAA
- a CDS encoding alpha amylase C-terminal domain-containing protein codes for MEKTLNLIKNDPWLEPFAGAITGRHQHALDKEAELTNKGKQTLSDFASGYLYFGLHRTDKGWAFREWAPNATHIYMVGTFNNWEEKASYKLKKQKNGIWEINLPEVAIHHGDLYKLNIYWEGGQGERIPAWATRVVQDEQTKIFSAQVWDPEKPYKFKKKTFKPDTNPLLIYECHIGMAQQEEKVGTYNEFREKILPRIAEEGYNCIQIMAIQEHPYYGSFGYHVSSFFAASSRFGTPDELKALIDTAHELGIAVIMDIVHSHAVKNEVEGLGNFAGDPNQYFYPGGRREHPAWDSLCFDYGKNEVIHFLLSNCKYWLEEYKFDGFRFDGVTSMLYYSHGLGEAFCNYGDYFNGHQDDNAICYLTLANEVIHQINPRAITIAEEVSGMPGLAVKVEDGGYGFDYRMAMNIPDYWIKTIKEKIDEDWKPSSMFWEVTNRRQDEKTISYTESHDQALVGDKTIIFRLIDADMYWHMQKGDENYVVNRGIALHKMIRLLTASTINGGYLNFMGNEFGHPEWIDFPREGNGWSCKYARRQWDLVDNKNLTYHYMGDFDKEMLKVLKSVKDFQTTPVREIWHNDGDQVFAYGRKDLVFVFNFNPKQSFADYGFLVTPGAYEVILNTDHPAFGGNGLADDSVVHFTIPDPLYKKEKKEWLKLYIPARTAVVLRKKK; via the coding sequence ATGGAAAAGACACTTAATCTCATAAAAAATGATCCTTGGCTGGAACCTTTTGCCGGTGCTATTACCGGTCGTCATCAGCATGCATTAGACAAGGAAGCTGAATTGACGAATAAGGGAAAGCAAACCCTTTCGGATTTTGCATCAGGTTATCTTTATTTTGGATTGCATCGTACCGATAAGGGATGGGCTTTCCGTGAATGGGCTCCCAATGCTACTCATATTTATATGGTAGGTACATTCAATAACTGGGAAGAAAAAGCAAGCTACAAGCTGAAAAAACAAAAGAATGGGATTTGGGAAATCAACCTACCGGAAGTTGCCATTCATCATGGTGATCTTTATAAACTGAATATATATTGGGAAGGCGGACAAGGCGAGCGTATTCCTGCATGGGCTACACGCGTGGTACAAGATGAACAGACGAAAATATTCAGCGCGCAAGTCTGGGATCCGGAGAAACCTTATAAATTCAAGAAGAAAACATTTAAGCCCGACACAAATCCTTTGTTAATTTACGAATGTCATATCGGAATGGCACAACAAGAGGAAAAGGTGGGTACATATAATGAATTTCGTGAGAAAATACTTCCCCGTATTGCTGAAGAAGGGTACAACTGTATACAGATAATGGCCATTCAGGAACATCCTTATTATGGAAGTTTCGGTTATCATGTGTCTAGTTTCTTTGCTGCTTCTTCGCGTTTCGGTACTCCCGATGAATTGAAAGCATTGATTGATACTGCTCATGAGCTGGGAATTGCCGTGATTATGGACATTGTTCATTCACATGCGGTGAAGAACGAAGTAGAAGGATTAGGAAATTTCGCGGGGGATCCGAATCAGTATTTCTATCCGGGTGGTCGTCGCGAACATCCGGCCTGGGATTCTCTATGCTTCGATTATGGTAAGAACGAAGTAATTCACTTCCTGTTGTCCAATTGTAAGTACTGGCTGGAGGAATACAAATTTGACGGATTCCGTTTTGATGGAGTGACTTCCATGTTATATTACAGTCACGGGCTGGGTGAGGCCTTCTGTAATTATGGAGATTATTTCAACGGTCATCAGGATGACAATGCGATTTGTTACCTGACATTGGCCAATGAAGTGATTCACCAGATAAATCCGAGAGCGATCACCATTGCAGAGGAAGTTTCCGGTATGCCGGGATTGGCTGTAAAAGTGGAGGATGGCGGATACGGATTCGATTACCGGATGGCTATGAACATTCCGGACTACTGGATCAAGACCATCAAAGAAAAGATTGATGAAGACTGGAAACCTTCTAGTATGTTCTGGGAAGTAACCAATCGTCGTCAGGATGAAAAGACCATTTCTTATACGGAAAGCCATGATCAGGCATTGGTTGGGGATAAAACAATCATCTTTCGTTTGATTGATGCTGATATGTACTGGCATATGCAGAAAGGTGATGAGAATTATGTCGTTAATCGTGGCATTGCCTTGCATAAGATGATTCGTTTACTGACAGCTTCAACTATCAACGGAGGTTACCTGAATTTTATGGGAAATGAGTTTGGACATCCCGAATGGATTGACTTCCCGCGCGAGGGTAACGGATGGTCATGCAAATATGCTCGTCGCCAATGGGATTTGGTAGACAACAAGAATCTGACATATCATTATATGGGTGACTTTGATAAGGAAATGCTGAAAGTTCTTAAAAGCGTGAAAGACTTTCAAACAACACCTGTTCGGGAAATATGGCATAATGATGGTGATCAGGTATTTGCGTACGGACGTAAAGACCTTGTATTTGTTTTTAACTTTAATCCGAAACAGTCATTTGCCGATTATGGATTCCTGGTCACTCCGGGAGCTTATGAAGTAATACTGAATACTGATCATCCGGCATTTGGAGGAAATGGTCTTGCGGATGATTCTGTCGTTCATTTCACTATTCCGGATCCGTTGTATAAGAAAGAAAAGAAAGAGTGGTTGAAGCTTTATATTCCTGCCCGTACCGCTGTAGTGCTTAGAAAGAAGAAATAA
- a CDS encoding alpha-amylase family protein, producing the protein MNDENKIIIYQVFTRLFGNNNNHCVYNGDIATNGCGKMADFTLKALGEIKKLGATHIWYTGIIEHATQTDYRRYNISPDHPAIVKGKAGSPYAIKDYYDVDPDLANDVQGRMKEFENLVHRTHRTGLKVIIDFVPNHVARQYHSDAQPDGTTELGANDDSSQSFSPYNNFYYIPQAELHAQFDMKDSAAEPYWEFPAKATGNNRFDATPNITDWYETVKLNYGVDYQNGGTCHFSPTPDTWIKMLDILLFWASKEIDGFRCDMAEMVPVEFWEWAIPQVKEAYPEILFIAEVYNPGEYRSYLFRGKFDYLYDKVGLYDTLRNVACGYESASAITHCWQSLNGIEKKMLNFLENHDEQRIASDFFAGNPRKGIPALIVSACMNTNPMMIYFGQEFGELGMDSEGFSGRDGRTTIFDYWSVDTIRRWRNGGKFDGKMLSEEHKYLYSIYQKVLTLCNEEEAISKGVFFDLMYANINGWRFNEHKQYTFMRKYKNELLFFVTNFDSQLVDVAINIPSHAFDFLQIPQMESYQATDLMTGAKEEISLLPYKPTDVSVGGYNGKILKITF; encoded by the coding sequence ATGAATGACGAAAATAAAATAATTATCTACCAAGTATTCACCCGCCTGTTTGGAAATAACAACAACCACTGTGTCTACAATGGAGACATTGCCACCAATGGTTGTGGAAAAATGGCAGATTTCACGCTCAAAGCACTGGGTGAAATCAAGAAATTAGGTGCTACCCATATATGGTATACAGGCATTATTGAACATGCCACTCAAACGGACTATCGCCGTTATAATATCAGTCCGGATCATCCTGCGATTGTGAAAGGAAAAGCAGGTTCTCCGTATGCTATCAAGGATTATTATGATGTAGACCCTGATTTGGCTAACGATGTGCAAGGACGCATGAAAGAATTTGAGAATCTGGTACATCGCACACATCGAACAGGTCTGAAAGTGATTATTGATTTTGTACCTAATCACGTAGCACGCCAGTATCATTCGGACGCACAACCGGACGGCACGACCGAATTGGGAGCTAACGATGATTCCAGCCAATCTTTCAGCCCATATAATAATTTCTATTATATCCCGCAAGCGGAGCTTCATGCCCAATTTGACATGAAAGACAGCGCAGCAGAGCCTTACTGGGAATTCCCTGCGAAAGCCACCGGTAACAACCGTTTTGATGCTACTCCCAATATTACCGACTGGTATGAAACCGTGAAATTAAATTATGGAGTAGATTATCAGAATGGCGGTACTTGTCACTTCTCTCCGACTCCGGACACCTGGATAAAGATGCTGGACATTCTTCTTTTCTGGGCATCAAAGGAGATTGACGGTTTCCGCTGCGACATGGCAGAAATGGTTCCCGTTGAATTTTGGGAATGGGCTATTCCTCAAGTAAAAGAGGCTTATCCTGAAATACTATTCATCGCAGAGGTTTACAATCCCGGCGAATACCGTAGCTATCTGTTTCGCGGCAAGTTTGATTACTTGTATGATAAGGTAGGATTATATGATACACTACGTAATGTAGCTTGTGGATATGAATCAGCATCTGCTATCACTCATTGCTGGCAAAGCTTGAATGGAATAGAGAAAAAGATGCTCAACTTCCTGGAGAACCACGACGAACAACGTATCGCTTCTGATTTCTTTGCCGGTAACCCGCGAAAAGGAATTCCCGCACTGATCGTTTCTGCCTGTATGAACACTAACCCAATGATGATCTATTTCGGTCAGGAATTTGGAGAGCTGGGCATGGATAGTGAAGGATTCAGTGGAAGGGACGGACGGACCACCATATTCGACTATTGGAGCGTGGATACTATACGCCGTTGGCGAAACGGAGGAAAGTTTGATGGGAAAATGCTCTCCGAAGAACATAAATACCTCTATTCTATCTATCAAAAGGTACTGACGCTATGCAATGAAGAGGAGGCAATCAGCAAGGGAGTATTCTTCGACTTAATGTATGCCAATATAAACGGATGGCGTTTCAATGAGCATAAGCAATATACTTTTATGCGGAAATATAAAAACGAACTCCTATTCTTTGTTACCAATTTCGACAGCCAACTGGTAGATGTTGCTATCAACATACCTTCCCATGCTTTCGACTTTTTGCAGATTCCCCAAATGGAATCTTATCAAGCCACAGACTTAATGACCGGTGCTAAAGAAGAAATCAGTCTGTTACCCTATAAACCGACTGATGTTTCGGTTGGAGGATATAACGGAAAGATTTTAAAGATTACTTTTTAA
- a CDS encoding patatin-like phospholipase family protein: MEVFTNNKNSRKYQIGYALSGGFIKGFAHLGVMQALLEHDIKPKIISGVSAGALAGVFYADGNEPHKVLDYFSGHKFQDLTKLVIPKKGLFDLCEFIDFLRTNLKAKNLEELQLPLIITATDLDHGRMVHFHRGNIAERVAASCCMPVMFSPVNIDGTNYVDGGLMMNLPVSTLRRICDKVVAVNVSPIMAQDYKMNIVSIAMRSFHFMFRANTFPERKKCDLLIEPYNLYGYSNTELEKAEEIFVQGYNTANEILNQLLEEKGKIWK; encoded by the coding sequence ATGGAGGTATTCACAAATAACAAGAATAGCCGGAAATATCAGATTGGCTATGCACTAAGCGGAGGATTCATCAAAGGGTTTGCCCATTTAGGGGTTATGCAAGCTCTTTTGGAACATGATATTAAACCGAAAATCATCTCCGGAGTAAGCGCAGGAGCACTTGCCGGTGTTTTCTATGCAGATGGCAACGAACCGCACAAAGTACTTGATTATTTCTCAGGACATAAATTTCAGGATTTAACCAAGTTGGTGATTCCCAAGAAGGGACTATTCGACCTCTGTGAATTTATTGATTTTCTCCGGACTAACTTAAAAGCAAAAAATCTGGAAGAGTTACAACTTCCCCTGATTATCACAGCAACTGATCTTGATCATGGTCGCATGGTTCACTTTCATCGGGGAAACATAGCGGAACGGGTCGCCGCTTCCTGTTGTATGCCTGTCATGTTTTCTCCGGTCAACATAGACGGCACGAACTATGTGGATGGAGGATTGATGATGAATCTTCCGGTCTCTACCTTGCGCAGGATTTGCGATAAGGTGGTAGCTGTCAACGTAAGTCCCATCATGGCACAGGATTACAAAATGAATATTGTAAGCATTGCTATGCGCTCATTCCATTTCATGTTCCGTGCCAATACCTTTCCCGAAAGAAAAAAATGCGATTTGTTAATCGAACCGTATAATCTATACGGATACAGTAACACCGAACTGGAGAAAGCAGAGGAAATCTTCGTGCAAGGCTATAATACAGCTAACGAAATACTCAATCAACTGTTGGAAGAAAAGGGGAAAATATGGAAATAA
- a CDS encoding DEAD/DEAH box helicase, with the protein MKFSELQLNASVLEALDAMRFDECTPIQEQAIPIILEGKDLIAVAQTGTGKTAAFLLPILNKLSEGNHPEDAINCVIMSPTRELAQQIDQQMEGFSYFMPVSSVAVYGGNDGILFEQQKRGLTLGADVVIATPGRLIAHLSLGYVDLSKVSYFILDEADRMLDMGFYEDIMQIAKYLPKERQTIMFSATMPAKIQQLANTILNNPSEIKLAVSKPAEKIIQAAYVCYENQKLGIIRSLFMDEIPERVIIFASSKIKVKEVAKALKSMKLNVGEMHSDLEQTQREAVMYEFKAGLINILVATDIVARGIDIDDIRLVINFDVPHDSEDYVHRIGRTARANNDGVALTFISEKEQSNFKSIENFLEKEIYKIPVPEELGEAPEYKPRSFNKGKGGNYKRKDFRRKRNNNVGRRSNRPSLSRQN; encoded by the coding sequence ATGAAGTTTTCCGAACTACAATTAAATGCAAGTGTGCTTGAGGCACTTGATGCCATGCGATTCGACGAATGCACACCTATACAAGAGCAAGCCATTCCAATCATACTTGAAGGTAAGGATTTGATCGCAGTAGCACAGACAGGAACAGGTAAGACAGCAGCGTTTTTGCTTCCTATATTGAATAAATTATCAGAAGGTAACCATCCGGAAGATGCGATTAATTGTGTCATCATGTCTCCTACTCGCGAATTGGCTCAGCAGATCGACCAGCAGATGGAAGGTTTTTCCTATTTCATGCCGGTATCGAGCGTTGCCGTATATGGTGGAAACGATGGAATATTGTTCGAACAACAAAAAAGGGGACTCACATTGGGAGCTGATGTTGTTATTGCTACTCCCGGACGTCTGATTGCCCATTTAAGCCTTGGATATGTAGATCTTTCCAAGGTTTCTTATTTTATTTTAGATGAAGCAGACCGAATGCTTGACATGGGATTCTATGAAGATATCATGCAAATAGCAAAATATCTGCCAAAAGAACGACAGACCATCATGTTTTCCGCAACAATGCCTGCAAAGATTCAGCAATTGGCTAATACAATCCTTAATAACCCGTCGGAGATAAAGCTCGCAGTTTCCAAGCCTGCAGAAAAGATTATTCAAGCAGCATATGTTTGTTATGAGAATCAAAAACTGGGCATTATACGGAGTCTTTTTATGGATGAGATTCCGGAACGTGTAATTATCTTTGCGTCTTCCAAAATCAAAGTCAAAGAAGTGGCCAAAGCCTTGAAATCAATGAAGTTGAATGTAGGTGAGATGCACTCAGATTTAGAACAGACTCAACGGGAAGCTGTTATGTACGAATTTAAGGCTGGACTAATCAATATATTGGTAGCTACGGACATCGTTGCGCGTGGCATTGATATTGATGACATTCGACTGGTTATCAACTTCGACGTGCCCCACGACAGCGAAGATTATGTACACCGTATCGGGCGTACGGCACGTGCCAACAATGATGGCGTAGCACTTACATTTATTAGCGAGAAAGAGCAAAGTAACTTCAAAAGTATTGAGAACTTCCTAGAAAAAGAAATTTATAAGATCCCTGTTCCTGAAGAATTGGGAGAAGCCCCGGAATACAAACCACGTTCTTTCAATAAGGGTAAAGGGGGTAACTACAAAAGAAAAGATTTCCGAAGAAAAAGAAACAATAATGTAGGAAGGAGAAGTAACCGTCCGTCTCTCTCCAGACAAAATTAG
- the serB gene encoding phosphoserine phosphatase SerB: MQPSSTELILIRVTGEDRPGLTASVTEILAKYDATILDIGQADIHNTLSLGILFKSEERHSGFIMKELLFKASSLGVTIRFEPITTEQYENWVGMQGKNRYILTVLGRKLSARQISSATSILAEQGMNIDAIKRLTGRIPLDECQTDTRPRACIEFSVRGTPKNRIVMQEKLMKLASEQEMDFSFQQDNMYRRMRRLICFDMDSTLIETEVIDELAIRAGVGDEVKAITESAMRGEIDFTESFTRRVSLLKGLDESVMQEIAESLPITEGVDRLMYVLKKYGYKIAILSGGFTYFGQYLQKKYGIDYVYANELEIIDGKLTGRYLGDVVDGKRKAELLRLIAQVEKVDIAQTIAVGDGANDLPMLGIAGLGIAFHAKPKVVANAKQSINTIGLDGVLYFLGFKDSYLNI; encoded by the coding sequence ATGCAACCATCAAGTACTGAATTGATTCTGATTCGAGTCACCGGCGAAGATCGTCCGGGATTGACTGCTTCTGTAACCGAAATCCTTGCTAAATATGATGCTACGATCCTTGATATCGGTCAGGCAGATATTCACAATACCTTATCGCTGGGTATTCTATTCAAGAGTGAGGAAAGACATTCCGGATTCATTATGAAGGAACTGTTGTTCAAAGCTTCTTCCCTAGGAGTTACCATCCGGTTTGAACCTATCACCACCGAGCAATATGAAAACTGGGTAGGTATGCAAGGGAAAAACCGTTATATTCTGACGGTTCTGGGACGCAAGCTTTCCGCCCGACAGATTTCTTCCGCTACAAGCATATTAGCTGAGCAAGGCATGAATATTGATGCCATCAAACGTTTGACAGGCCGTATCCCGTTAGATGAATGTCAGACAGATACTCGCCCCCGTGCTTGCATCGAATTTTCAGTGCGAGGTACTCCGAAAAACCGCATTGTCATGCAGGAGAAGCTGATGAAGTTGGCCAGTGAACAGGAAATGGACTTTTCTTTCCAGCAGGACAATATGTACCGTCGCATGCGCCGCCTGATCTGTTTTGATATGGACTCTACATTAATTGAGACAGAGGTGATTGACGAACTGGCTATCCGTGCCGGTGTAGGCGATGAAGTCAAAGCTATCACGGAAAGTGCCATGCGTGGAGAAATAGACTTTACGGAAAGCTTTACCCGTCGCGTATCACTATTAAAAGGGCTGGACGAATCGGTGATGCAGGAAATAGCCGAGAGTTTGCCTATCACAGAGGGAGTAGACCGACTGATGTATGTATTGAAGAAATATGGTTACAAAATCGCCATCCTTTCGGGAGGATTCACTTATTTCGGTCAATACCTGCAAAAGAAATATGGTATAGATTATGTCTATGCCAACGAACTGGAAATCATCGATGGAAAACTGACCGGACGTTATCTGGGTGATGTAGTAGATGGAAAACGGAAAGCCGAACTGCTCCGCCTTATTGCACAAGTGGAAAAGGTGGATATTGCACAGACCATTGCCGTAGGAGATGGAGCTAACGATCTCCCGATGTTGGGGATTGCCGGATTAGGAATCGCATTCCACGCAAAACCCAAAGTGGTGGCAAATGCCAAACAGTCGATCAACACCATCGGACTGGATGGAGTGCTCTACTTCCTAGGATTCAAAGATTCTTACTTGAATATATAA
- a CDS encoding IS4 family transposase, whose product MANITLFAQVISHLPKENIRKIIKSSGSDKHCKGYNTWSQFVSMIFSQFSGCDSVRDISNGLKSATGNLNHLGINRAPSKSTVAYQNANRDSSVFRGIFYSLFQYFGQQALWQRRKFRFKMPIKLLDSTLVSLTLSIYDWAHYTTTKGAVKMHTLLDYDSLLPEFVNITDGKTTDNKAAFDIELHPYSIVVADRGYCDYSLLNNWDSSNVFFVVRHKDNIRYKAIEELPLPEKHAQNVLIDEIIEFELSAAKSKYPKRLRRIAVWNDEHGFEIELLTNNFTLAASSIAALYKARWNIEIFFRNLKQLLRIKSFIGTSRNAVETQIWTAMTTMLILTWLKHIARYKWALANLVVTLRLNTFTKIDLQKWLDQPFTPPPETIEND is encoded by the coding sequence ATGGCAAATATAACACTTTTCGCACAGGTAATATCACATCTCCCGAAAGAAAATATCAGGAAAATCATAAAATCTTCGGGGTCAGACAAGCATTGTAAGGGCTACAATACATGGAGTCAGTTTGTTAGCATGATTTTCAGCCAATTCTCAGGATGTGATTCAGTCAGAGATATCTCAAACGGGCTGAAATCAGCCACCGGCAACCTCAATCATTTGGGAATCAACCGTGCACCATCCAAGTCAACGGTAGCATATCAGAACGCCAACCGAGACAGTTCGGTTTTTCGCGGCATATTCTACTCGTTGTTTCAGTATTTCGGACAGCAAGCCCTATGGCAACGAAGAAAGTTCCGTTTCAAGATGCCGATAAAACTGCTCGACTCCACATTGGTGTCATTGACTCTGTCAATATATGACTGGGCACATTACACTACCACCAAGGGGGCGGTCAAGATGCACACGCTATTGGACTATGACAGTCTTTTGCCGGAGTTCGTGAATATCACCGATGGCAAAACCACCGACAACAAAGCTGCTTTTGATATTGAGTTACATCCGTATAGTATTGTAGTAGCCGACCGAGGCTACTGTGACTACTCATTGCTGAATAATTGGGACAGCAGCAACGTGTTCTTTGTAGTGCGTCATAAAGACAATATCCGGTACAAAGCCATAGAGGAGTTGCCTTTGCCTGAAAAACACGCTCAGAATGTACTTATTGACGAAATAATCGAGTTCGAACTCTCGGCGGCCAAATCCAAATATCCCAAACGTTTACGTCGCATCGCAGTATGGAACGATGAACACGGTTTTGAAATTGAGTTACTCACAAACAACTTCACATTGGCAGCATCAAGCATAGCGGCTCTGTACAAGGCTCGGTGGAACATAGAAATCTTCTTTCGCAACCTCAAGCAACTGCTACGCATCAAGAGCTTTATCGGCACATCCCGCAATGCCGTAGAGACCCAAATATGGACTGCTATGACTACAATGCTGATTCTGACATGGCTAAAGCACATCGCAAGATACAAATGGGCATTGGCTAACCTTGTGGTCACGCTCCGGCTGAACACATTTACCAAAATCGACCTCCAAAAATGGCTTGATCAACCATTTACACCACCTCCCGAAACCATCGAAAACGATTAG
- a CDS encoding peroxiredoxin family protein, with translation MKYVKWIFVVLLICSLTAFVEKDKPTGGLSEGDVAPDFKIESTSDGQSAFKLGNLKGKYVLLSFWASYDAQSRMQNVSLSNALRSSHNVVMVSISFDEYQSIFEETVRKDQIVTPTCFVETEGEDSGLFKKYRGFTNYLLDGNGVIIAKNISAADLSAYVKEIG, from the coding sequence GTGAAGTATGTAAAATGGATTTTTGTTGTATTACTGATTTGTTCCTTGACCGCTTTCGTTGAGAAAGACAAACCTACCGGAGGTTTGAGTGAGGGCGACGTAGCCCCTGATTTTAAAATCGAATCTACGTCAGACGGGCAATCCGCCTTTAAATTGGGAAATTTGAAAGGAAAATATGTGTTGCTAAGTTTTTGGGCAAGTTATGACGCGCAGTCCCGGATGCAAAATGTAAGTTTGAGCAATGCGCTTCGTTCTTCTCATAATGTGGTAATGGTTTCTATTTCATTTGACGAATATCAGTCAATATTTGAAGAAACCGTTCGTAAGGATCAAATAGTTACGCCCACTTGTTTCGTGGAAACAGAAGGCGAGGATTCCGGCTTATTTAAGAAATACCGAGGGTTCACTAACTATTTATTGGATGGAAATGGTGTAATTATAGCCAAAAACATCTCTGCTGCAGATCTTTCTGCTTATGTAAAAGAAATCGGTTGA
- a CDS encoding transposase yields MFQAIETSWNFYNNRSSNALAESFNAKIKLFRTNLRGVADKKFFLFRIANLYAYPH; encoded by the coding sequence GTGTTTCAAGCAATTGAAACATCTTGGAACTTCTACAACAATCGCTCATCAAATGCACTGGCGGAGTCTTTCAATGCTAAAATCAAACTGTTTCGAACTAATCTAAGAGGAGTAGCAGACAAAAAGTTCTTTCTTTTTCGAATTGCTAACTTATATGCATACCCCCATTAA